TTGGTGAACGAACGACCCGTCTGGCGCTTGCGCTCAGCCACGGTGTCGCTGTCGATGTTAGCTTGGTCGAGGCGGGCCTCCAGGGGTTTGATGGTTTGGTCGACGTTGGTACCAGGCGCGAACTGATAATAGGTGCGATACTGCACCCGACTGCCGCGCTGCAAGAGGCCAGTTTGCTCCACAAACTCACGCGGAATAAATACCGTGGGCGCAACGGAGGCGCTAAAACCAGACTGGCCCGGCGTCTTGCGCACCCGGCCGGCAATGCGAAAAGTCAGTTCCCCAACCTTGATAGAATCACCGGGACGAGCGGCAAATTGCGCCAGCAACGCGTCATCCACTAAGGCCACGCGCTGATTGGTGGTGCCTGCTTCCCGAAACGCAGCTACGGCAGTAGTTGGCTCCGTGAGCCACTCGCCATAATATGGAAAGCCCCCCGTGAGCGCGCGCACCTGAGCCAAGCGTACGCCCTGGCCTTTGGGAAACTGCACCAAAGAAGCAAAAGCGACTTCGTCGCTGCGGCGTTGACCGAGTTGGTGCAGAGTGGTTTGGAGGGTGGAGTCAAACGGTTGGTTGGCGGAGAGCACCAAATCGGCCCCCACTAGCTCACGCGCCTGCTCGTCGATGCTGCGGGCCAAGTTGTCGCCGAAGCCGTTGATACCCACCAGCGCCGCAATGCCCAGCACAATAGCCGAGGTAAACAGCAGCAAGCGGGAACGGCTGCGGCGGCTGTCGCGCCACGCCATGCGCCAAAGCCAGGGAAGATTAGACATAATGAGCTTCGTACTTAATAACTAGAAATGATTTCGAACCATATCCACCGCCTCCCTCACGTCTGTCATCCTGAGGAACGAAGGACCTTATGGGATGAGAACGACTTATGCTAGCGTGATAAGGTCCTTCGTTCCTCAGGATGACAACAGGGTGGATGACAGATGTTATTGGGGATGAGAAACGGAGATAATTGGCTTATGATGCCACCCCCACATTCACTTGATTAACCGTATCCGAAACCACGGCGCCGCCCTTGATGCGGACGATGCGCTGGGTGCGGGCGGCTAACTCTAGGTCGTGGGTGACGAGCACCAGCGTGGTGCCGGCTTCCCGGTTTAGCTCAAAGAGGAGTTCCACGACTGTAGCGCTGGTGTCGGCGTCGAGGTTGCCGGTGGGCTCGTCGGCGAAGAGGATTTTGGGCCGATTAGCAAAGGCCCGCGCCAAGGACACGCGCTGCTGCTCGCCACCCGAAAGCTGAGTAGGGTAGTGGTGGCCGCGCCCGCCAAGGCCTACGCGTTCCAGCAGTTCCAGAGCCGTTTTTGTGCCTCCGCGCACGCCGCGCAATTCCAACGGCACTAGCACGTTTTCGAGGGCAGTAAGGGAAGGCAAGAGCTGGAAATTCTGGAAAACGAAGCCTACATGCTCGTTGCGCACGGCGGCGCGCTGGTCTTCGCTGAGGTTGTCGAGCTGAATGCCGTTGAGCCAGACACTGCCCGCGCTGGCCCGGTCGAGGCCGGCGCACAACCCTAGCAATGTGGTTTTGCCGCTGCCCGAGGGCCCTACAATAGCAAACGTGTCTTGAGGCTGTAATTCAAAGCTGACGGCCTCTAGTACGGTGAGCTCTCGGCCGCCACTGGCGTATGATTTGGTGAGATTTTCTACTTTAAGCACGAACGATGGACGTATGGATTGTTAAGAGAAAGAGGCGATAAGCAGGAGGTTAGCTGCATTCTAAACGACGTTTTAATCTTTATAATACTTTCTATCGTTAGGCATATACCTCAAAAAGGCCCCCCACGCATGAAAACCCTATTGTCTGTATTTAGTTGCTGCTTGCTGCTCACGCTAGCTAGCTGCGGCTCCGATTCACAAACCGCTACGTCGGTCGCTAGCCCGCCGGCGGCTGATAAAAAGCCCCCCACAGCGGGCTCACGCACTATTCTGTTCTTTGGCAATAGCCTGACGGCGGGCCTCGGCGTAGAGCCAGAAGAAGCTTTTCCAGCGTTGGTAGGCCAAAAGATTGATTCGGCTGGCCTAGGCTACACGGTGATAAATGCTGGTTTGAGCGGCGAGACAACTGCTGGCGGCCGCAGCCGCGTGGGTTGGGTGCTGCGTCAGCCCGTGGATGTGTTTGTGCTGGAGCTGGGGGGCAATGATGGCCTGCGCGGCCTGCCGCTCACCGATACGCGCCGCAACCTGCAGGCTATTATCGACACCGTGCGCCGAATCAGCCCCCAAACCCAAATTGTGCTGGCCGGCATGCAGATTCCCCCTAACCTAGGTGCCGATTATGCCACCCAATTCAAGCAGACGTATATCGATCTGGCCCGCGAAAACAAGCTGGTGCTCATTCCTTTCCTGCTCGAAGGCGTAGGCGGCGTAGCCAAGCTCAACCAGCCCGACGGGATTCATCCCACGCCCGCCGGCCACCGCCTCATTGCCCGTACCGTGTGGGATATCTTGCAGCCACTGCTTAAGCAGCCCGTAGCGGCCGATGCAGCGGTGAGGTAGTACAAGCCAGGTTGCGCTCTATTAAGATTTCTTACCTGAAACGGCTTGCTGTTGCACTAATTTCTCGGCGCGAAATAAGTCGTCGCTGGCTTGCAGAATCTTCGCCCGCAGTTTCGGATTATACGTGGGGTTTTTCGTGATAAATGCGCGAACAGTGCGAGCTGCGGTTGGGGATTGGTAAGCGCCAAATGTAGCCTGTAGCCAGGAATATGGGAAGAAAATATCACCCGTCTGCTGAATTTCAGTCAGCAGATTCAAACTCTCCGGCAAATACTTTTCAGATGATTCAGCGCGCAACGGATGATGTAAATAGGCTAGCGCGGCGACTACCCAAGCTTCTTTGCTGCGGTTCTTTTCTTCTTTTAACGAAGTAAAAAAAGCGTCCCGGATTCTAACGTCAGCGGACAAGGCTGGAATCAAAAACTCCATGCGCTTTTTGCGGTCTTCATTCTTAATTCGGGCTAGCTGCTTCCGCAGAATTTCGCCATCGGAGCCATAGTCGCGCACGGCTAGCGCTAGGGCCAACGCGGTGTAGTCATCTTCCGTTAATTTGACCCCATCCGGAGCCTTTTCCGTCGCCCAAACATCGTATAATTTGGCTTGCGCGGTGGGAGTTAAAGCCACCGATTGATAGGCTTTGAATAACTGCTTTTTGGCGTTGCTATTTGGGTTCTGCTGCATCGCCTGCCAAATCTCATTTTCCAGAGCAGGGGCCAGTTCAGGGCGTTTTGTGGGGGGCAAAAATTTCCAGAAAATATCGCTTAGCTGACTGGTCAGTAGCTTCAAATTTAGCTCTTCCTTTTCTTGGGTAAGGCCCTGCCGATTCAGCGCCAAAAGCTCCAGCGGCGCTACCACGCGCCCATCGAGCATGTTCTCATACAAGTTCACGTAAGCCGCCGCCCGTGCCACCGGATTGTTGAGCGCAAACACGTTGGGGGGCATTTTCTTGTCTACCGGAAACAGGCCGTAACCGAGACCTGTCGAATTGAAAAGAATATACGTGGGTACCGGTTCGCCTTCCACTGCTTTTAGTGCCACTTCACGCTGATCCATTGTCACCGTAAACTCTTTCGTAGACGTCGGATATACCAGCGTGATTTCAAATAGCTGCGGCCAGATTCGGTCCGACTTATCTTCTGCTTTTTGCGTCAGCGTTAAGCGCGAAATTTTGCCCCCCAGCGTCTGCAAATCGTACGCAAATTCGGGGCGGCCGGGCTCATTTACCCACACTTGGTTCCAGGCCTGCAAATCGGCGGGTGTGCGGGCGTCGAGTATGCTAATTAAGTCGGGCCAAGTGGCGTTGCCGAAGGCGTATTTCCGCAGATATTCCTGCAAGCCCTGCTGAAACTGTTCGGGTCCCATTAGCCGCTCCAACTGCCGCATCATGATGGGCGCTTTATGGTAAATAATGTTGCCGTACAGCGAGCCCGCATCCTGCAAATTATCCAGCGGCTGCCGAATCGGATTGGCGCCTTCCGTCCGGTCGATGCCGTAGGCGGCTGGGTAATGATCCAGCACGAATTTGAGGTCGTAATTGGAATTTTTGACGGCTATTTGGGTGATTTTATCAGCCATGAAATTGGCAAATACCTCCTTCATCCACACGTCGTTAAACCACTGCATCGTCACCAAATCGCCGAACCACATATGGGCGGTCTCGTGAGCAATAAGGTTGGAACGCGCAAGTTTCTGATCCTGCGTAGCGCCTTCATCTAAGAACAATGTGGAGGCCTTATAATCGATGGCACCCACGTGCTCCATGCCTCCATATTGGAAGTCGGGAATGGCTGCAAAATCAAACTTTTGAAACGGGTAGGGCATACCCGTGTACGTTTGCATAAACGCCAGCGCATCGCCGTGAATCTGGAATATCGGGTCCAGACTTAGCTTTAGTTTATTAGGGTCAGTTTCGCGGTGCAAAAACTGCATAACACGGCCCTTTTCCGTGCGCGAAATACGTTTGAATTCGCCAGCGACAAACGAAAATAAGTAGTTACTTATCGTGTCCGATGGAGCGAAAGAATACGTTTTAAATCCGGGCACTCTGCCGTCGAGAGTAGGTTCAGTTAAGTTGGTTAGCGGCCCGTTAGCTACTGCATCCCATAATCGAGGCACTGTGAGCGCGAGTTGAAAAGTAGCCTTTAAGCTAGGCTGATCGAAGACTGGAAATACAGCGCGGGCCCGGTCGGGTACGAGCAGGGTGTACAGAAAATCGTCGCTCCGATTCAGAGATAAATCACCTGCTACAAACTCAATGTCAATCTGGTTTTTACCGGTTTGCAGATTCGTCGTGGGGATGATAATATGCTCGTTGCGGTGGTCAATAGTAACTGGTTTTTTATTGACAATAAGACGCTTGAGATGGTCCGTATTTTCTTTAAAATCGAGTTGTAGGGGGCTTTTATTTTCACTTAGAACAAATGAGACAGATTCGGTTGCCAGAATAGGCTGTTCTTTGACCGCTGGAATAGTAAAGTGTAAGGTATAGACCAAATCAGACACGACTTGGCTTCTATAGGCGGCTAACTCTTGCGAAACACCTTTCTCTATTGCTATAGTTGTTGTTTTCACTGCTTTGCTACAACAGATTAGGGCCGCTGCCGCAAAGAATAATACACCAAATTGTAGGTACTTATTGAACCTGATTTTCATAGGAAAGCAACGAGTGAATGACTAAGATACTTCTATCATTCTTCGCTGGTCAAACTTTCGTTTGGGGCAAAACGAAAGGTCCTGTTGGGATGACAATCTTTGTCATCCCAACAGGACCTAAACTAACTTACTCGTACGATTAGCTTTGCTTTTCGGCCAAGCGCTTCAACTTGTCATACGTTGCCTGCGACTGCGTATGCTGACGCTCTACTTCCTGGCGCAACTGACCGGTTAGGCTACGGTCGCTGAGGGCTTCTTTGTAGGCTTTCAAAGCCCACATCTCACCGTGGATGTTAGTGGCCAGAATCGTTTTTTCGCTGTGTCCTGTCACTGCGGAAGTAGCTTCCATGAAGCGACGGTAGATTTTGCCTTTCACCGTAGTGCCGTCTTCCCGCTCGCCGCCCTGCTGACGTAGGTGGTTGTTGAGCTCGTTGGCAAAGCGCTGGCTCTGACTCACCAATTGCTTGTAGTAGCCGGTAAGCTCCGTGTCTTGGCTTTCGTCGGCGGCCTTTTTGTAGCCCTCAATCCGGTCGTTGACGAAGAGCAGTAGCTCCTGCAGTGTGTTGGCTTTTTTGTTGCCCTTACCCTTTTTGCGATTGGTGAGCAACAAGCCCACGCCCAATGCTATGGCAGCGCCACCAACTACTTTTTGGGTAGTGCTGAGCTTGTTGTAGCCGGTAGTTGCTTTCGTGCCCAAGTCCTTTACTGAATTGGGTAACTGGCCAAGCAGATCGGATACGTTACCTTGGTTGACCCATTTTTTGGCTTGGTCGAGTAGCTGGCCTGCGCCTTGCGACTGCGTCGATGTGCTATTTTGCGGAGATGATTGCTGTGATTGGTCCATGATGCAATAAGTTATTATAGTACTGATATGGCTTACGGCAGTGTGGGGCAAGTAGTTAAGTTGAACTTGCTTAACCGATGAGCTGCTTCAGCGCTAAGCCCGATATTTTTGTCGATTTTCACCTGCGCTTTCAAGCTTCTCCTAATTCTATATGTGCTTGTTAGCTAGCACAGTCGGCCGCCCTGCGGTTGAAAACGAGCGAGTTAAGCGCAGGCTCTGGTGGGAAGCTCTGCCAGTGAAAAGAGAACAGAATTTATTTAATCAGCCGATGCAAAACCGACGTGGGGGGCAAATTCAATGGTCACAACCCCAAATTTATCCTTTGGGCGATTCGGGCATCGTGCTGCAGTTCAGCCGCGTCTATAATACGGAAGTCCAGCAGCGTATTCAGGCTTGCTGCGCCTATCTCGACCAGCTACAAGTGCTGGGGCTGCTAGAATATGTGCCGGCCTACACGACGCTCACCCTGTACTATAACCCGTGGCTGATGAGCGAAGAAGGCCGCCTCGACCCCTACGTCCGCATGACCGAAATAGCGCAGGCAATGCTGGCGCAGGCGCAAACTCCCCAACCAAAAATTGCCCCTACCCTGGTAGAAATACCGGTGTGCTACGGCGGAAAGCTGGGCCCTGACTTGGAAGAAGTGGCTCGCCATGCAGGCTTGTCGGAGGCCGAAGTAGTTCAGCTCCATTGCGAGCCAGAGTATGTGGTGGCTATGGTGGGGTTCGCTCCCGGATTTCCCTATTTAGCCGGTCTGAATGAGCAAATAGCCACTCCCCGCAAGTCCCAGCCCCGAACTTTGGTGCCGGCCGGGTCGGTGGGAATTGCGGGTCAGCAAACGGGCGTATATTCCATCCCCACGCCGGGCGGCTGGCAATTAATTGGCCGCACGCCCCGGCGACTTTTTCGCCCGCGTCAGGAGAACCCAAGCTTGCTACGGGCAGGTAATCAGGTGCGTTTTGTGCCCATTACAGCCGCCGAGTTTGAGCAGCAAAACAAGCATGAGTCTTAGCATCCTCAGCCCCGGCCTCCTGACCACGATTCAGGATTTAGGTAGAATCGGCTACCAGAAAGAAGGCATTATCGTGAGTGGGGCGATGGACGCGCTGGCGCTGCGCGTGGCCAATTTGCTGGTAGGAAATCAGGAAAATGAAGCGGGCCTGGAAGTCACGTTGCTCGGGCCCAAAATCCGGTTCGACGAAGATCAACTTATGGCACTTACCGGCGCCAATCTGGCTCCTGCCATCAATGGGCAGCCCATAAAAATGAACCGGCCCATCTTTGTGCGCCAGGGCAGCGTGCTGCAATTTGCCCCCCAAGGCTCTGGTTGCCGCACCTACATGGCCCTTGCCGGCGGCCTCACGGTGCCCACGGTGCTGGGGTCTCGTTCCACGTATCTGCAGGCGGGCATCGGCGGCCGGCAGGGGAGGGCCTTAAAAACCGGCGACGTAATACCCTGCCCCGGACCACCAGCATTAGCGAAGCAATTATGGCTAAAAAGGTTTGTTGCCAGTCCGGCCAAAGCTTGGGTGCAAGCTGCCTGGACGCCCAGCCCCGAACTGTATCAGGGGCCGCAGCCCGACCCCCGTATTCGGGCGGTGGCGGGTCCGGAGTATAGCTTGTTCTCCAATGCTGGTCAGCAGGATTTCTGGGCGCAGGAGTACACCGTGACGCTGGCTTCCAACCGCATGGGCTACCGCCTGCGCGGCGATGGCGCAGTTCTGACCCTAATGCAGCCTGAGGAAATGCTCTCCAGCGCCGTTACCTTCGGCACGGTGCAAGTACCTCCCGAAGGCAACCCCATCGTCTTGCTGGCCGACCACCAAACCACAGGCGGCTATCCGCGCATCGCGCAGGTAGTTACGGCCGACTTCTCGCTGCTGGCGCAGGTACCACCGGGGGGCAAAATTCGCTTTCAGGAGGTGTCGCTGGCCGAAGCTCAGCGCTTGTATTGCCAGCAGGAACTCAACATCCGGCAACTGCAACAGTCTTTACAGCTTAAACTGACTGGTTGAAGCAGAGTTATGCGATTCATAAGAACGTCATGCAGAGCAGAGCGAAGCATCTCGCGTGCTGACGCAGGATTAGTAATCAGACATCAGCACGCGAGATGCTTCGCTCTGCTCTGCATGACGTTTTGGAGTTAGTGTCATAAAAATGAATAGATGAACCAACCGTTTACTGTTGACTTGAATTGTGACATGGGGGAAAGCTTCGGCTCTTATAATCTGGGCAACGACGCGGCTATTCTTCCTTATATCACCTCCGCCAATATTGCCTGTGGCTTCCATGCCGGCGACCCAGTCGTGATGCGCAAAACCGTGCGCCTCGCCCTCCAGCACCAAGTCGCCATCGGTGCCCACCCCGGCCTGCCGGATTTGGTCGGGTTCGGTCGCCGCGAAATGGCAGTTTCCCCCGAAGAAGCCTTCGATATGGTGGTGTACCAAATAGGAGCACTGGGGGCTTTTTGGCGGCCGAAGGAGGCAGGCTCCACCACGTAAAACCCCACGGCGCCTTATACAATATGGCGGCCGCTAGTGCGCCGCTGGCCGAAGCTATTGCCGAAGCCGTGTACCGCATCAATCCGGAGCTGGTGCTCTACGGCCTGGCTGGTAGCGAGCTTACCAAAGCCGGCACCAAACTGGGTTTGCAGGTAGCCCATGAGGTTTTCGCCGACCGCACCTACCAGCCCGACGGTAACCTGACCTCCCGCCGCTTGCCCAACGCCCTGCTCACCACGCCCGAAGAAGCCGCCCAGCAAGTAGTGCGCATGGTAAAAGAAGGCACAGTGCGCGCCCAGCAAGGCTCCGACGTAGCCATTCAGGCCGATACCATCTGCATCCACGGCGACGGTGCCCATGCCCTCGAATTTGCCCGCCACATCCGGCAAACTCTGCAAAACGAAGGAGTAAGCTTGCAAGCGTTTAGAAAAACTGCCCAATGAAGCAGGCCCGAAACTGGAGTGTATTGTTAGGGGCAGGTTTTCTGATGGCGACGTCGGCGGTTGGGCCCGGTTTTCTTACCCAAACAACTGTTTTTACCCAAGCCTTGGGAGCCAGCTTTGGCTTCGTTATCCTGGCTTCTATCCTCATTGATCTGGGCGTACAACTCACCATTTGGCGCGTCATTGCGGTGTCCGAAATGCGGGCCC
The window above is part of the Hymenobacter radiodurans genome. Proteins encoded here:
- a CDS encoding ABC transporter permease, which encodes MSNLPWLWRMAWRDSRRSRSRLLLFTSAIVLGIAALVGINGFGDNLARSIDEQARELVGADLVLSANQPFDSTLQTTLHQLGQRRSDEVAFASLVQFPKGQGVRLAQVRALTGGFPYYGEWLTEPTTAVAAFREAGTTNQRVALVDDALLAQFAARPGDSIKVGELTFRIAGRVRKTPGQSGFSASVAPTVFIPREFVEQTGLLQRGSRVQYRTYYQFAPGTNVDQTIKPLEARLDQANIDSDTVAERKRQTGRSFTNVTRFLNLVAFVALLLGCVGVASAVSLYVREKVAAVAVLRCLGASGWQAVLIYLLQTALMGLLGAILGAALGTGVQLLLPKVVEGFLPVTVSVGISWSAVAEGILTGVFVAVLFALLPLLSIRRVSPLRTLRASLEEDTASPDPLRGLVYGLIILFITGFAYLQTRDWKLALGFAGAYCSRLRYWLGSVKAYVALCESISLVPGAMCGGKV
- a CDS encoding ABC transporter ATP-binding protein, with protein sequence MLKVENLTKSYASGGRELTVLEAVSFELQPQDTFAIVGPSGSGKTTLLGLCAGLDRASAGSVWLNGIQLDNLSEDQRAAVRNEHVGFVFQNFQLLPSLTALENVLVPLELRGVRGGTKTALELLERVGLGGRGHHYPTQLSGGEQQRVSLARAFANRPKILFADEPTGNLDADTSATVVELLFELNREAGTTLVLVTHDLELAARTQRIVRIKGGAVVSDTVNQVNVGVAS
- a CDS encoding arylesterase, with amino-acid sequence MKTLLSVFSCCLLLTLASCGSDSQTATSVASPPAADKKPPTAGSRTILFFGNSLTAGLGVEPEEAFPALVGQKIDSAGLGYTVINAGLSGETTAGGRSRVGWVLRQPVDVFVLELGGNDGLRGLPLTDTRRNLQAIIDTVRRISPQTQIVLAGMQIPPNLGADYATQFKQTYIDLARENKLVLIPFLLEGVGGVAKLNQPDGIHPTPAGHRLIARTVWDILQPLLKQPVAADAAVR
- a CDS encoding M1 family metallopeptidase, with the translated sequence MSDLVYTLHFTIPAVKEQPILATESVSFVLSENKSPLQLDFKENTDHLKRLIVNKKPVTIDHRNEHIIIPTTNLQTGKNQIDIEFVAGDLSLNRSDDFLYTLLVPDRARAVFPVFDQPSLKATFQLALTVPRLWDAVANGPLTNLTEPTLDGRVPGFKTYSFAPSDTISNYLFSFVAGEFKRISRTEKGRVMQFLHRETDPNKLKLSLDPIFQIHGDALAFMQTYTGMPYPFQKFDFAAIPDFQYGGMEHVGAIDYKASTLFLDEGATQDQKLARSNLIAHETAHMWFGDLVTMQWFNDVWMKEVFANFMADKITQIAVKNSNYDLKFVLDHYPAAYGIDRTEGANPIRQPLDNLQDAGSLYGNIIYHKAPIMMRQLERLMGPEQFQQGLQEYLRKYAFGNATWPDLISILDARTPADLQAWNQVWVNEPGRPEFAYDLQTLGGKISRLTLTQKAEDKSDRIWPQLFEITLVYPTSTKEFTVTMDQREVALKAVEGEPVPTYILFNSTGLGYGLFPVDKKMPPNVFALNNPVARAAAYVNLYENMLDGRVVAPLELLALNRQGLTQEKEELNLKLLTSQLSDIFWKFLPPTKRPELAPALENEIWQAMQQNPNSNAKKQLFKAYQSVALTPTAQAKLYDVWATEKAPDGVKLTEDDYTALALALAVRDYGSDGEILRKQLARIKNEDRKKRMEFLIPALSADVRIRDAFFTSLKEEKNRSKEAWVVAALAYLHHPLRAESSEKYLPESLNLLTEIQQTGDIFFPYSWLQATFGAYQSPTAARTVRAFITKNPTYNPKLRAKILQASDDLFRAEKLVQQQAVSGKKS
- a CDS encoding PA2169 family four-helix-bundle protein, with amino-acid sequence MDQSQQSSPQNSTSTQSQGAGQLLDQAKKWVNQGNVSDLLGQLPNSVKDLGTKATTGYNKLSTTQKVVGGAAIALGVGLLLTNRKKGKGNKKANTLQELLLFVNDRIEGYKKAADESQDTELTGYYKQLVSQSQRFANELNNHLRQQGGEREDGTTVKGKIYRRFMEATSAVTGHSEKTILATNIHGEMWALKAYKEALSDRSLTGQLRQEVERQHTQSQATYDKLKRLAEKQS
- the pxpB gene encoding 5-oxoprolinase subunit PxpB; the encoded protein is MQNRRGGQIQWSQPQIYPLGDSGIVLQFSRVYNTEVQQRIQACCAYLDQLQVLGLLEYVPAYTTLTLYYNPWLMSEEGRLDPYVRMTEIAQAMLAQAQTPQPKIAPTLVEIPVCYGGKLGPDLEEVARHAGLSEAEVVQLHCEPEYVVAMVGFAPGFPYLAGLNEQIATPRKSQPRTLVPAGSVGIAGQQTGVYSIPTPGGWQLIGRTPRRLFRPRQENPSLLRAGNQVRFVPITAAEFEQQNKHES
- a CDS encoding 5-oxoprolinase subunit C family protein, producing the protein MSLSILSPGLLTTIQDLGRIGYQKEGIIVSGAMDALALRVANLLVGNQENEAGLEVTLLGPKIRFDEDQLMALTGANLAPAINGQPIKMNRPIFVRQGSVLQFAPQGSGCRTYMALAGGLTVPTVLGSRSTYLQAGIGGRQGRALKTGDVIPCPGPPALAKQLWLKRFVASPAKAWVQAAWTPSPELYQGPQPDPRIRAVAGPEYSLFSNAGQQDFWAQEYTVTLASNRMGYRLRGDGAVLTLMQPEEMLSSAVTFGTVQVPPEGNPIVLLADHQTTGGYPRIAQVVTADFSLLAQVPPGGKIRFQEVSLAEAQRLYCQQELNIRQLQQSLQLKLTG